One Gordonia sp. SID5947 genomic region harbors:
- a CDS encoding ATP-binding cassette domain-containing protein gives MPEQTRGRRPVDDAYRTDDADLDPVEDVPRGDAESPSTEAHRTWDPLTDPLDPADLLPLDEPGDPSLWERDRHPRDTPTWADFGPSQSPNGAAPHHEEEPIRETATSPRYAAGPTRVPPTSYPETAYPDPGFPEPRFPETPFPEPPSPGPTVAAPPDEGPAVTAVADQPVPEAVQNTVTDRIPRTPEPAVAAVGLQKRFGDFVAVSDVTFSVAKGTILGLLGPNGAGKTTTVNMLCTLLKPDAGSGLVAGHDIVHQAAAVRRSIMLTGQFAALDESLTGRENLILFGRLLGLTKPAAGERADELLAAFGLTDAARRRVGEYSGGMRRRIDIACGLVTRPEVVFLDEPTTGLDPRSRQEVWQLVKSLRDQGVTTVLTTQYLEEADELADQIVVIDHGRVIARGTTDELKSQIGTSVYQVTPADPAEVPAVREALADLLSGSPQTSSPATASPDAPLDEGESPISVSVPAPDGADTLVQIVQRTSAVGIRLSDVALRRPSLDEVFLALTEPQTTKVSVP, from the coding sequence ATGCCTGAGCAGACACGAGGGCGGCGCCCGGTCGATGACGCGTACCGCACCGACGACGCCGACCTCGACCCCGTCGAGGACGTCCCGCGCGGCGACGCGGAATCGCCCTCGACCGAAGCGCACCGGACGTGGGACCCCCTGACGGATCCGCTCGATCCCGCTGATCTCCTCCCGCTCGACGAGCCGGGCGATCCCAGTCTGTGGGAGCGCGACCGACATCCACGCGATACGCCGACGTGGGCGGACTTCGGACCGTCCCAGAGCCCGAACGGTGCCGCGCCACATCATGAGGAGGAGCCGATCAGGGAGACCGCAACCTCGCCGCGATACGCCGCCGGTCCCACCCGGGTTCCGCCGACCTCCTACCCCGAGACCGCCTATCCCGACCCCGGCTTTCCGGAGCCCCGCTTCCCCGAGACCCCGTTCCCCGAGCCCCCCTCCCCTGGGCCGACCGTCGCGGCCCCGCCCGACGAGGGACCCGCGGTGACGGCGGTGGCCGACCAGCCGGTGCCCGAAGCCGTACAGAACACGGTCACCGACCGGATTCCGAGAACTCCCGAACCCGCCGTCGCGGCGGTGGGTCTGCAGAAACGGTTCGGCGATTTCGTCGCCGTGAGTGACGTCACGTTCTCGGTCGCCAAAGGCACCATCCTCGGCCTGCTCGGCCCCAACGGCGCCGGAAAGACCACCACCGTCAACATGCTGTGCACGCTTCTCAAACCCGATGCGGGCAGCGGACTCGTCGCGGGCCACGACATCGTGCACCAGGCGGCCGCGGTCCGTCGGTCGATCATGCTGACCGGCCAGTTCGCCGCACTCGACGAATCGTTGACGGGACGGGAGAACCTCATCCTGTTCGGTCGCCTGCTCGGACTGACGAAACCTGCCGCCGGCGAGCGCGCCGACGAACTCCTCGCGGCCTTCGGATTGACCGACGCGGCGCGCCGCCGGGTCGGTGAGTACTCGGGCGGTATGCGCCGCCGGATCGACATCGCGTGCGGCCTGGTCACCCGTCCCGAGGTGGTGTTCCTCGACGAACCGACCACCGGCCTCGACCCGCGTAGCCGGCAGGAGGTCTGGCAACTCGTGAAGAGCCTTCGCGACCAGGGCGTGACCACCGTTCTGACCACGCAGTACCTGGAGGAGGCCGACGAACTCGCCGACCAGATCGTGGTGATCGACCACGGCCGTGTCATCGCCCGCGGGACCACCGACGAACTCAAATCGCAGATCGGCACTTCGGTCTATCAGGTCACACCCGCCGATCCCGCGGAGGTGCCCGCCGTCCGCGAGGCACTTGCCGACCTGCTCTCCGGATCGCCGCAGACGTCGTCGCCTGCCACCGCATCGCCGGATGCGCCGCTCGACGAGGGCGAGTCGCCGATCTCGGTGTCGGTGCCCGCTCCCGACGGTGCCGACACGTTGGTCCAGATCGTCCAGCGGACGAGCGCCGTGGGCATCCGTCTCTCCGACGTCGCCCTGCGACGGCCGTCCCTCGACGAGGTCTTCCTGGCCCTCACCGAACCCCAGACCACGAAGGTGTCGGTCCCCTGA
- a CDS encoding GNAT family N-acetyltransferase produces MATDKTGAQTSVADDPAQRRYEITVEDAGTPQMAGFTAYRDRDVEGTGQRIFFHTEVAEEFGGRGLGTILIREALDATRAGGRVIVGVCPMVAAFLRKNPDYADASSPVTPEVLTWLEAELN; encoded by the coding sequence ATGGCCACTGACAAGACCGGAGCCCAGACCTCCGTCGCCGACGACCCGGCGCAACGCCGCTACGAGATCACCGTGGAGGACGCCGGTACGCCGCAGATGGCCGGATTCACGGCCTACCGCGACCGTGACGTCGAGGGCACCGGGCAACGCATCTTCTTCCACACCGAGGTCGCCGAGGAGTTCGGCGGACGCGGCCTCGGCACCATCCTGATCCGGGAGGCCCTCGACGCGACCCGCGCCGGGGGCCGGGTCATCGTCGGCGTCTGTCCGATGGTCGCCGCGTTCCTGCGCAAGAACCCCGATTACGCAGATGCGTCGAGCCCGGTGACACCGGAGGTGCTCACCTGGCTGGAGGCCGAACTCAACTGA
- a CDS encoding ABC transporter permease → MPTGEVPPEHSTDAWATQTRILTGRQLSVWLRDYSTLGQSLLFPALSMVMFKVVLGDAVGNATGQNSAYGTVPLVILVGAMFGSMAAAVRLNRERGTGLLGRLYVLPINRAADLSARIIAELVRILVSTVILLVAGLFIGFRFTQGVWAVVGIVGVALLYGMAFSTMVLAVAVNTKPAAPIVPMISLFSSVLMFFNSGFSPLEAYPGWLQPIVANQPMTPAIEVMRSLAVGGPITENLIKVIVWAVALLATFVYPALRGYQRAATDH, encoded by the coding sequence ATGCCGACCGGGGAAGTCCCACCTGAGCACTCCACCGATGCCTGGGCGACGCAGACCAGAATCCTCACCGGCCGGCAGCTGTCGGTCTGGTTGCGCGACTACTCGACGCTCGGCCAGAGCCTGCTGTTCCCGGCCTTGTCGATGGTGATGTTCAAGGTCGTCCTGGGTGACGCCGTGGGCAACGCCACCGGCCAGAACAGCGCGTACGGGACCGTGCCGCTGGTGATCCTGGTCGGCGCCATGTTCGGCTCCATGGCGGCGGCGGTCCGGCTCAACCGGGAACGCGGCACCGGCCTGCTGGGCCGTCTGTACGTGTTGCCGATCAACCGCGCCGCCGATCTCAGCGCACGCATCATCGCCGAGCTCGTCCGCATCCTGGTCTCCACCGTGATCCTGCTGGTGGCCGGCCTCTTCATCGGGTTCCGGTTCACCCAGGGTGTGTGGGCTGTCGTTGGCATCGTCGGGGTCGCCCTGCTCTATGGCATGGCCTTCTCGACGATGGTCCTCGCGGTGGCCGTCAACACCAAGCCCGCGGCTCCGATCGTGCCGATGATCTCGCTGTTCTCGAGCGTCCTGATGTTCTTCAATTCGGGGTTCAGCCCGCTCGAGGCGTATCCGGGATGGCTGCAACCGATTGTGGCGAACCAGCCCATGACGCCGGCGATCGAGGTGATGCGATCGCTCGCCGTCGGCGGGCCCATCACCGAGAACCTCATCAAGGTCATCGTGTGGGCCGTTGCGCTGCTGGCGACCTTCGTCTACCCCGCCCTGCGCGGTTACCAGCGCGCCGCCACCGATCACTGA
- a CDS encoding ABC transporter permease, whose protein sequence is MPDPTGTTETERPHIRPQRQWWALTSRGLTGIVRNGEIIFAMIAPAFLAVCFYVPLRSLMDAYPGMNYAQYLMPIIALQSVGFVASASAMRSSMDGLRGINLRFRVMPMSAFVPVAARGSANAVLLTISLVFATIASLLIGWRPHGGFLGTVGLYAVALTVGLLVAVIADALGLLASSPEATSQLLGLPILILGMLSTGFVPESQFPEWIQPFVRNQPVSQFSNAMRAFNDGTATWSVVAPTVYWCLGMAGLAAALLLWAERRLRS, encoded by the coding sequence ATCCCGGACCCGACCGGGACCACAGAGACCGAGCGGCCACACATCCGCCCGCAGCGGCAGTGGTGGGCACTGACCTCGCGTGGCCTGACCGGCATCGTGCGCAACGGCGAGATCATCTTCGCGATGATCGCTCCAGCGTTCCTCGCCGTCTGCTTCTACGTGCCACTTCGATCGCTGATGGACGCCTACCCGGGCATGAACTACGCCCAGTACCTGATGCCGATCATCGCCCTGCAGTCCGTCGGCTTCGTCGCGTCGGCCTCGGCCATGCGATCGTCGATGGACGGGTTGCGCGGCATCAACCTGCGCTTCCGGGTGATGCCGATGAGCGCCTTTGTCCCGGTCGCCGCACGTGGGTCGGCCAACGCGGTGCTGTTGACGATCTCTCTGGTCTTCGCGACCATCGCGAGCCTGCTGATCGGCTGGCGTCCACACGGCGGGTTCCTCGGGACCGTCGGCCTGTATGCGGTGGCCCTGACGGTAGGACTGCTGGTCGCGGTGATCGCCGACGCACTCGGCCTGCTGGCCAGCAGCCCGGAGGCGACGAGCCAGCTGCTCGGGTTGCCGATCCTCATCCTCGGCATGCTGTCGACCGGGTTTGTCCCCGAAAGCCAGTTCCCGGAGTGGATCCAGCCGTTCGTCCGCAATCAGCCGGTGTCCCAGTTCTCGAACGCCATGCGCGCGTTCAACGACGGGACCGCGACGTGGTCGGTCGTGGCCCCGACGGTGTACTGGTGCCTGGGGATGGCCGGTCTGGCCGCAGCCCTCCTCCTGTGGGCCGAACGGAGGCTGCGGTCATGA